From a single bacterium genomic region:
- a CDS encoding KpsF/GutQ family sugar-phosphate isomerase — translation MPQTQNNNKEKLINYAKKVIEIECSNLENIRERIGEDFTDAVNAMLQCKGKVIVTGMGKSGIIGRKIAGTFASIGTPSIFLHPGDAVHGDLGMVSQNDIVIIISNSGETDEITRIIPSVKKIGAFIISLTSSVSSCIGMQSDITISTGEIEEADTFGIIPSSSTTCALVLGDALALTLMAAKGVQKEDFAFFHPAGNLGKRLMLKVKDVMATGDKIPMVDINSKLTQAIKEIDDKNLGLTLVVNQNKVVEGILTDGDIRRFLIKKTDISGALSRNCMTPNPKTIDKENLAIKALEVMEKMEITSLVILNKNGTPKGVVHLHDLLGKKEFKVGY, via the coding sequence ATGCCACAAACACAAAATAATAATAAAGAAAAACTGATAAATTATGCTAAAAAAGTTATAGAAATAGAATGTTCAAATCTTGAAAATATAAGAGAAAGAATAGGTGAAGATTTTACTGATGCTGTAAATGCAATGTTACAATGTAAAGGGAAAGTAATTGTAACTGGGATGGGAAAAAGTGGTATAATTGGCAGAAAAATTGCTGGCACTTTTGCAAGTATCGGTACCCCATCTATTTTCCTTCACCCTGGTGATGCTGTTCACGGCGACCTTGGTATGGTTTCGCAGAACGATATCGTTATTATTATTTCCAATAGTGGCGAAACTGATGAAATAACAAGAATTATCCCTTCTGTAAAAAAAATCGGTGCTTTTATAATCTCTCTCACCTCATCTGTATCTTCTTGTATTGGGATGCAGAGCGATATAACTATATCAACAGGAGAAATTGAAGAAGCAGACACTTTTGGAATTATCCCTTCTTCAAGCACTACCTGTGCGCTTGTACTTGGAGATGCGTTAGCTCTTACCCTTATGGCTGCAAAAGGTGTTCAAAAAGAGGATTTTGCATTCTTTCATCCAGCAGGTAATCTTGGCAAAAGGCTTATGCTTAAGGTAAAAGATGTTATGGCAACAGGGGACAAAATTCCTATGGTAGATATTAACTCAAAATTAACTCAAGCTATTAAAGAAATAGACGATAAAAACCTTGGGTTAACTCTTGTGGTTAATCAAAACAAAGTTGTAGAAGGAATTTTAACTGACGGAGATATTAGAAGATTCTTAATCAAGAAGACAGATATTTCTGGTGCACTGTCAAGAAACTGTATGACCCCTAACCCAAAAACTATCGACAAAGAGAACTTAGCAATAAAAGCTCTTGAAGTAATGGAAAAAATGGAAATAACCTCTCTTGTTATTCTTAATAAAAATGGGACTCCTAAAGGTGTTGTTCATTTACACGACCTACTTGGGAAAAAAGAGTTTAAGGTAGGTTATTGA
- a CDS encoding HAD hydrolase family protein, with translation MKIKNMIKKIKYFVSDVDGVLTDGKIFYKDKCMYRFFNIKDGVAFKLLKISGIHPVLISGKESKETYERFKQLGLEYYFEGIENKVEQMEEFIFQNNTSWEEICYIGDDLPDIPPMKKSAYAIAPADAVEDVKLTAHYVCKQKGGDGAFREAVELILKEQNRWTDILEKFFAS, from the coding sequence TTGAAAATAAAGAATATGATAAAAAAAATCAAATACTTTGTTTCTGATGTTGATGGAGTTCTTACCGACGGAAAAATATTTTATAAAGATAAATGTATGTATAGATTTTTTAATATAAAGGACGGTGTTGCGTTTAAACTTTTAAAAATATCTGGCATACATCCAGTTCTTATAAGCGGTAAAGAATCAAAAGAGACTTATGAAAGGTTTAAACAACTTGGGTTGGAGTATTATTTTGAGGGGATAGAAAATAAAGTTGAGCAGATGGAAGAATTTATTTTTCAGAACAACACTTCTTGGGAAGAAATTTGTTATATCGGTGACGACCTTCCAGATATCCCACCTATGAAAAAATCTGCTTACGCTATTGCCCCTGCTGATGCTGTGGAGGATGTAAAATTAACGGCTCATTATGTATGCAAACAAAAAGGTGGAGACGGAGCGTTCAGAGAAGCTGTTGAACTCATTTTAAAGGAGCAGAATAGATGGACCGATATCTTAGAAAAATTCTTTGCCTCTTGA
- a CDS encoding SpoIID/LytB domain-containing protein — protein MYKFLQNRVVLIFLVFILFMKPSHSQEINVCLWKGYNPVVALSNLANKFKGEFIISKHAGQSLVINQVDLEEYIEGVLSKEMDSLWPLEALKAQAVLSRTFALHKMCENKSKNLPYDIENSIFHQVYGVTNCEKIKEAVYSTKGEVLTVNGEIAQIFFHANCGGATALPEEVWGGKCPSLKSVNDPYCARTPYYHWQKTFTKREISYFIGFPNLESVVISERGKSGRAKNLKFYATNGRVMVLSAHKFRMAVNNKAPKILFTSPSVIPGTNFSIRMSGNNVVFTGTGYGHGVGMCQWGARKMAEEGKDYIEILKYYFQNFSLANYKQIDSLKK, from the coding sequence ATGTACAAATTCTTACAAAATAGAGTTGTTCTTATATTTTTAGTTTTTATTCTTTTTATGAAACCTTCACACTCACAAGAGATAAATGTTTGCCTCTGGAAGGGTTACAATCCTGTTGTGGCTTTATCTAACCTTGCAAACAAATTTAAAGGAGAGTTCATAATTTCAAAACACGCTGGTCAATCTCTTGTTATAAACCAGGTAGACCTTGAAGAATATATTGAAGGTGTTCTTTCCAAAGAGATGGATTCGCTTTGGCCTCTTGAAGCTTTAAAAGCTCAAGCTGTTCTTTCACGAACTTTTGCTTTACATAAAATGTGCGAAAATAAAAGCAAAAATTTACCTTACGATATAGAAAATTCTATCTTTCATCAGGTCTACGGAGTAACAAATTGTGAAAAAATTAAGGAAGCTGTTTATAGCACCAAAGGCGAAGTTTTAACTGTCAACGGTGAAATTGCTCAAATTTTCTTTCACGCTAACTGTGGTGGTGCAACTGCTCTACCTGAAGAAGTATGGGGAGGAAAATGCCCATCACTTAAATCTGTTAACGACCCTTATTGTGCCAGAACGCCTTATTACCATTGGCAAAAAACATTTACCAAAAGAGAAATTTCTTACTTTATTGGGTTTCCAAATCTTGAAAGTGTGGTTATTTCAGAAAGAGGGAAAAGCGGTAGAGCAAAAAATTTGAAATTTTACGCCACTAATGGTAGAGTAATGGTTTTATCGGCGCATAAATTTAGAATGGCAGTAAACAATAAAGCTCCAAAAATTCTTTTTACTTCACCTTCTGTTATCCCAGGTACAAATTTTTCTATTAGGATGTCAGGAAATAATGTAGTTTTTACTGGCACTGGATATGGGCACGGGGTAGGTATGTGCCAATGGGGAGCCCGCAAGATGGCAGAAGAAGGTAAAGATTATATTGAAATTCTTAAATATTATTTCCAAAATTTTTCATTAGCAAATTATAAACAAATAGACAGTCTTAAAAAATAA
- the raiA gene encoding ribosome-associated translation inhibitor RaiA, which translates to MEIKIQSAVEIDKKFKEYIEEKFGKLDKFVFGKGVAELYITKEKHLYSLKIRVDSKNSSIFIEESSDDIAKGIESLYSRTKRQLRKQHDKITNKSHN; encoded by the coding sequence ATGGAAATAAAAATTCAGTCCGCAGTAGAGATAGATAAAAAGTTTAAAGAATATATTGAAGAAAAGTTTGGCAAGTTAGACAAATTTGTATTTGGTAAAGGTGTGGCTGAGTTGTATATTACCAAAGAGAAACACTTATATTCCTTAAAGATTAGAGTTGATAGCAAAAACTCTTCTATTTTTATTGAAGAGAGTAGCGATGATATTGCCAAAGGGATAGAAAGTCTATACAGCAGAACAAAAAGACAGTTGAGAAAACAACACGATAAAATCACCAATAAGTCCCACAATTAA
- a CDS encoding PTS sugar transporter subunit IIA, with protein sequence MKIIDFLKEESVLINLQGKTKREALSELLNVLKSKNYIKNSSEILDIVLEREKLGSTGIGQGIAVPHAKTDQIEKLVGAVGISDNGVSFDSLDGEPVNIIFLILAPTKSIGEHLKALAKIARLLKNRTFRTALRNSKTASEAMQIIIEDDEKLSSTT encoded by the coding sequence ATGAAGATAATTGATTTTTTAAAGGAAGAATCTGTTTTAATTAACCTACAAGGTAAAACAAAAAGAGAGGCTCTTTCAGAACTTCTTAATGTATTAAAATCTAAAAACTATATTAAAAATAGCAGTGAAATCCTTGACATAGTTTTAGAAAGAGAAAAACTTGGTTCTACTGGTATTGGACAAGGGATAGCTGTTCCTCACGCTAAAACCGACCAGATAGAAAAACTTGTTGGAGCGGTTGGAATATCAGACAACGGCGTCTCTTTTGATTCTCTTGACGGAGAACCTGTAAATATAATATTTTTAATTCTTGCCCCAACAAAATCGATTGGAGAACATTTGAAAGCTCTTGCTAAAATTGCACGACTCCTCAAAAACAGAACCTTCAGAACAGCCCTCAGAAACTCTAAAACTGCTTCAGAAGCTATGCAAATAATAATAGAAGACGACGAAAAGCTTTCTTCAACTACATAA
- the ptsP gene encoding phosphoenolpyruvate--protein phosphotransferase, translating into MRKIYGLGLSPGIVIGKVLILKNNLLGDPEHTISKNKINSEIERFLSAKKEAEKEILKKQEELKETAGNKYADIFYFHLSLLNDPFFIEKTKDIITKELVNTETALKKVLENISYEFKKSSEDLMKDKRIDMSDVIERIIVKLKKTDVMKIKKQKEEIIVAHDLAPSQTVSLDKKYVIGFITEVGSVTSHTAILAKALEIPAIVAKEKVTELLQNGDSVIIDTNDGIIIQNPSASTIQKYKRKQKELVLKNRQLSFLKNLLGKTKDGRNIKLQANIELPEEIETAEKYGAEGIGLYRTEYLYLNRKDLPCEEEQFLAYKKVCGKTQENDIIIRTLDIGGDKFLSKSPYPKELNPFLGWRGIRFCLERLDIFETQLRAILRAAACGNLKIMFPMVSTIEEIIQSKEILQKVKKDLKKEKVDFNSDIDVGVMIEVPSAALISYRLAKEVDFFSIGSNDLVQYTLAADRGNSKIAHLYQPCHPAVLHLIKLTIENASKEGIWTGICGEMASIPEIACLLAGLGAVEFSMAPVAIPAVKDRLRQFDYSYLKSVAKEIEVFDNHSDVYKYLQKKFK; encoded by the coding sequence ATGAGAAAAATTTACGGATTAGGGCTCTCGCCCGGCATTGTTATTGGTAAGGTATTGATTTTAAAGAACAACCTACTTGGTGACCCTGAGCATACTATTTCTAAAAATAAAATTAACTCTGAGATTGAAAGATTTCTTTCTGCAAAAAAAGAGGCCGAAAAAGAGATTTTAAAAAAACAAGAAGAGTTAAAAGAAACTGCAGGTAACAAGTATGCAGATATTTTTTATTTTCATCTTTCTTTATTGAATGATCCTTTTTTTATTGAGAAAACAAAAGACATAATAACCAAAGAACTGGTTAATACTGAAACTGCTTTAAAAAAAGTTTTAGAAAATATCAGTTACGAGTTTAAAAAATCTTCTGAAGATTTAATGAAAGATAAAAGAATAGATATGTCTGACGTTATTGAGAGAATTATAGTTAAACTGAAGAAAACAGATGTAATGAAAATAAAAAAACAGAAGGAAGAAATTATAGTTGCTCACGACCTTGCACCAAGTCAAACGGTCTCTCTCGACAAGAAATATGTAATAGGTTTTATAACAGAGGTTGGTAGTGTAACTTCTCACACAGCTATTCTTGCTAAGGCTCTTGAAATACCAGCTATTGTTGCTAAAGAGAAGGTAACAGAACTGTTGCAGAACGGTGATTCTGTTATTATTGACACAAATGATGGAATAATTATCCAAAATCCTTCAGCTTCAACAATACAAAAATATAAAAGAAAACAGAAAGAACTTGTTTTGAAAAATAGGCAGTTGTCTTTCTTGAAGAATCTTTTAGGAAAAACAAAAGATGGTAGAAATATTAAATTACAAGCAAACATTGAGTTGCCAGAAGAAATAGAGACAGCAGAAAAATATGGTGCAGAAGGTATCGGTTTGTATAGAACTGAGTATTTATATTTAAACAGAAAAGACCTTCCTTGTGAAGAAGAACAATTCCTTGCGTATAAAAAAGTGTGTGGAAAAACTCAAGAAAACGACATAATTATTAGAACTCTTGATATTGGTGGTGATAAATTTCTATCTAAATCGCCCTACCCTAAAGAGTTGAACCCTTTTCTTGGCTGGAGAGGCATAAGGTTTTGTCTTGAAAGATTAGATATTTTTGAAACTCAGTTAAGGGCTATCTTGAGGGCTGCTGCTTGTGGAAATTTAAAAATTATGTTTCCAATGGTTTCAACTATTGAAGAGATTATTCAATCAAAAGAGATACTTCAAAAAGTAAAAAAAGATTTAAAAAAAGAAAAAGTTGATTTTAATTCTGATATAGATGTTGGGGTGATGATTGAGGTTCCTTCGGCAGCATTAATTTCTTATAGGTTAGCAAAAGAGGTTGATTTTTTTAGTATAGGTTCAAATGACCTTGTTCAATACACTCTTGCAGCAGATAGAGGAAACTCAAAGATTGCACACCTTTACCAACCCTGCCACCCTGCTGTCTTACATTTGATAAAACTGACAATTGAAAATGCGTCAAAAGAAGGTATATGGACAGGGATATGTGGTGAAATGGCTTCTATACCTGAGATAGCTTGTTTACTTGCTGGTTTAGGAGCTGTTGAGTTTAGTATGGCACCCGTTGCCATACCTGCAGTAAAAGATAGATTACGACAGTTTGACTATTCTTACCTGAAAAGTGTTGCAAAAGAGATAGAAGTCTTTGACAACCATTCGGATGTTTATAAGTACCTTCAAAAAAAGTTTAAATAA
- a CDS encoding bifunctional phosphoglucose/phosphomannose isomerase — protein MSTKSLIEKFDNDDMLYKLTSFPQQCETAYSIPTNTERILPPKNIIFSAMGGSAIGGDVLKTLCDTYSKTPLYVNREYKFPLWANKDSLFLIASYSGNTEETVNVLKEGLKSNAQIACITSGGEIESISNANKIPIAKLPNGFPPRSAFGYLFFPSYNILANLKILEPFNKNILKKITVWVKEFSPESENNLAIAIAEKIYNKIPVIYSSNMLSSCSSRWKTQLAENSKAFAFTNTFPEMNHNEIMAWRNPKWFIKKSVPIFFESNKEHPRIKLRFQITKEIISKVQPDIITIKTEEKSLIENMLYLIILGDWVSFYLAILNKENPTEIEEIQILKKQLTETQ, from the coding sequence ATGTCAACTAAAAGTTTAATTGAAAAATTCGACAATGATGATATGTTATATAAACTAACAAGTTTTCCGCAACAGTGTGAAACTGCATATTCTATACCAACCAATACTGAAAGGATTCTTCCACCTAAAAATATTATATTTTCTGCAATGGGCGGTTCAGCTATAGGAGGAGATGTACTAAAAACATTATGTGATACTTACTCCAAAACCCCTTTGTATGTCAACAGAGAATATAAGTTTCCCTTATGGGCAAACAAAGATTCTTTATTCCTTATTGCAAGTTATTCTGGCAACACAGAAGAAACAGTTAATGTTTTAAAAGAAGGGCTAAAATCTAATGCTCAGATTGCTTGTATTACAAGCGGAGGGGAGATTGAATCTATATCGAACGCCAATAAAATTCCTATTGCTAAACTTCCTAATGGGTTTCCTCCAAGAAGTGCGTTTGGTTATCTTTTTTTTCCATCTTATAACATTCTTGCAAACCTAAAAATATTAGAACCGTTCAATAAAAATATTCTAAAAAAAATAACTGTTTGGGTAAAAGAATTTTCGCCAGAATCAGAAAATAATTTAGCAATTGCAATAGCAGAAAAGATTTATAATAAAATACCTGTTATTTATTCTTCAAATATGTTATCCTCGTGTAGTTCAAGATGGAAAACACAACTTGCTGAAAATAGTAAAGCTTTCGCTTTTACCAATACCTTCCCAGAGATGAACCATAACGAGATAATGGCTTGGAGAAACCCTAAATGGTTTATCAAAAAAAGTGTTCCAATATTTTTTGAATCTAATAAAGAACATCCACGTATTAAACTTAGGTTTCAAATTACAAAAGAGATTATTTCAAAAGTTCAGCCAGATATAATCACAATCAAAACTGAAGAAAAATCTTTAATAGAAAATATGCTCTATTTAATTATACTTGGTGATTGGGTGAGTTTTTACTTGGCTATATTAAATAAAGAAAACCCGACCGAAATTGAAGAGATACAAATTTTAAAGAAACAACTAACGGAGACACAATGA
- the metK gene encoding methionine adenosyltransferase, whose protein sequence is MNHSYIFTSESVTEGHPDKICDQISDLILDNVLESDKKGRVACETLVTRGLVFITGEITTEKYVYIPELVRDLIQNIGYIDTSYGFHFNESAIITSIQNQSQDIALGVDKGGAGDQGMMFGYATDETPELMPLPISLAHKLVKRLSYLRKSRELPYLRPDGKSQVTVLYENGIPKSVESVVLSTQHSPDVSQKTIQNDLREMVIDIIIPKEMQNKDMKVFINPTGRFVIGGPQGDTGVTGRKIIVDTYGGVGSHGGGCFSGKDPSKVDRSASYMARYLAKNIVASGLAKKCHIQLAYVIGIAQPVSIMVNTEKTGLIRDNDLVKIIRDNFDLSPLGIIKKLELLNPIYLKTACYGHFGREEEGFKWEEKDSVQIFKTSS, encoded by the coding sequence ATGAATCATTCTTACATATTTACATCAGAATCTGTTACGGAAGGTCATCCAGACAAGATATGTGACCAAATATCTGACCTTATACTTGATAACGTGCTTGAATCTGATAAAAAAGGTAGAGTAGCTTGCGAAACACTTGTTACGAGAGGTCTTGTTTTTATTACTGGAGAAATAACAACTGAAAAATATGTTTATATTCCTGAATTAGTAAGAGATTTGATACAAAATATCGGATATATAGATACCTCTTACGGGTTTCATTTTAATGAAAGTGCTATCATTACCTCTATTCAAAACCAATCTCAAGATATAGCGTTAGGGGTTGATAAAGGTGGTGCAGGTGACCAAGGGATGATGTTTGGGTACGCCACAGACGAAACCCCTGAGTTGATGCCATTACCAATTTCACTTGCCCATAAACTTGTTAAACGGCTTTCTTACCTCAGAAAAAGTAGAGAATTACCATATTTAAGGCCTGATGGAAAATCTCAGGTTACTGTTTTATACGAAAACGGTATACCAAAAAGTGTTGAAAGCGTTGTATTATCAACCCAACATAGTCCTGATGTTAGCCAAAAGACTATTCAGAACGACTTAAGAGAGATGGTAATCGATATAATCATCCCTAAAGAGATGCAGAATAAGGATATGAAGGTGTTTATTAACCCAACTGGAAGGTTTGTAATAGGTGGGCCACAAGGCGATACTGGAGTTACTGGTAGGAAAATCATTGTAGATACTTATGGTGGAGTTGGCAGTCACGGTGGAGGTTGCTTTTCTGGAAAAGACCCATCCAAGGTAGATAGGTCGGCTTCATATATGGCAAGGTATCTTGCAAAAAATATTGTAGCTTCTGGTTTAGCAAAAAAATGTCATATACAACTTGCTTATGTTATTGGAATTGCTCAACCGGTATCTATAATGGTAAATACTGAAAAGACAGGACTTATACGAGATAACGATTTAGTCAAAATTATTAGAGATAATTTTGACCTTTCACCTTTAGGAATTATAAAGAAACTTGAACTCTTAAATCCAATTTATCTTAAAACTGCCTGTTATGGACATTTTGGCAGAGAAGAAGAAGGTTTTAAATGGGAAGAAAAAGATTCAGTTCAAATATTTAAAACCAGTTCATAA
- the ahcY gene encoding adenosylhomocysteinase yields the protein MEYSIKDISLAETGRKRVEWAFKEMNVLNLIKSRYSNSKPLKGIRVGCCLHITTETANLMTTLKSSGAEVYLCASNPLSTQDDVSAHLVKNENIGVFGKRGEDNKSYYENINNIMKKEPHIVVDDGCDLISSLHKNPSYATNIIGATEETTTGVVRLKNLASNNLLKFPVIAVNDANTKHLFDNRYGTGQSTIDGVLRATNILISGKIAVVAGYGWCGKGIAKRFEGMGAKVIVTETDPIKALEAAMDGYWVMPISEASEKGDIFITSTGNTSVITINEILKMKSGAILGNAGHFNVEIDLTELEKSTIKKTNIRQGLDEYSLNNGRNVYILGEGRLVNLACAEGHPSAVMDLSFANQFLSVKYIRENNPLEPKVYNVPQEIDIEVARLKLESMGIKIDTLTKQQKEYINSWNLGT from the coding sequence ATGGAATATTCAATTAAAGATATCTCTCTTGCAGAGACAGGTAGAAAACGTGTAGAATGGGCTTTTAAGGAGATGAACGTTTTAAATCTAATAAAGTCAAGGTATTCTAATTCAAAACCTTTAAAAGGGATAAGGGTTGGATGTTGCTTGCACATTACCACTGAAACAGCTAACCTTATGACAACACTAAAAAGTTCTGGAGCAGAAGTATATCTTTGCGCTTCTAACCCTTTAAGTACTCAAGACGATGTTTCAGCACACCTTGTAAAAAATGAAAATATAGGTGTGTTTGGAAAAAGAGGTGAAGATAATAAAAGTTATTATGAAAATATTAACAATATTATGAAAAAAGAACCTCATATCGTTGTTGATGATGGATGCGACCTTATATCTTCTCTTCATAAGAACCCATCTTACGCTACAAATATAATTGGTGCAACTGAAGAAACGACCACAGGGGTAGTAAGACTTAAAAATCTTGCCAGTAACAACCTTCTTAAGTTTCCAGTTATAGCAGTAAATGATGCTAACACGAAACATCTTTTTGACAATAGATACGGTACAGGGCAATCCACAATTGATGGGGTTCTTAGAGCTACAAATATACTTATTAGTGGAAAGATTGCTGTTGTAGCAGGTTATGGGTGGTGTGGCAAAGGTATCGCAAAAAGGTTTGAAGGAATGGGTGCAAAAGTAATTGTTACAGAAACAGACCCCATAAAAGCACTTGAAGCCGCTATGGATGGATACTGGGTAATGCCTATTTCTGAAGCATCAGAAAAGGGCGATATATTCATTACTTCTACAGGAAATACTTCTGTTATTACAATAAATGAAATTTTAAAAATGAAGAGCGGTGCTATACTTGGAAATGCAGGCCATTTTAATGTTGAAATAGATTTAACAGAACTTGAAAAATCGACTATAAAAAAGACAAATATAAGGCAAGGGCTTGACGAATACTCACTAAACAACGGTAGGAATGTTTATATACTTGGAGAAGGTCGGCTTGTAAACCTTGCTTGTGCTGAAGGTCATCCTTCGGCGGTTATGGATTTAAGTTTTGCAAACCAGTTTCTTTCTGTAAAATATATCAGAGAGAATAATCCTTTAGAACCAAAAGTGTACAATGTCCCGCAAGAAATAGATATAGAGGTTGCTCGCCTTAAACTTGAAAGTATGGGTATAAAAATTGATACACTTACAAAACAACAGAAAGAATATATAAATTCATGGAATCTGGGAACATAG
- the coaE gene encoding dephospho-CoA kinase (Dephospho-CoA kinase (CoaE) performs the final step in coenzyme A biosynthesis.) gives MESGNIESSTTKKLIVVGITGIFGSGKTTVGKVFQEEGVPYFSLDAIVHQILKREDVKKSLQLIFGDKIINNQEVDKKTIAKTIFSNTTKKKEHEELIHPLVFAEFNKIIFDFRNKGGIIVFEIPLLFETKSESFFSKIIVVSSPLDKIYSRLKEKFSPEDIKSRLANQIPLKQKEKNASYIIFNSGSLYETTAQVKKIIKDLQKELHKSSLF, from the coding sequence ATGGAATCTGGGAACATAGAGAGTTCAACAACAAAGAAATTGATTGTTGTTGGAATTACTGGTATATTTGGTTCAGGAAAAACAACAGTAGGAAAAGTGTTTCAAGAGGAAGGTGTTCCATACTTTTCGCTTGATGCTATTGTTCATCAAATTCTTAAAAGAGAAGATGTTAAAAAGAGCCTACAACTTATTTTTGGCGATAAGATAATCAATAACCAAGAGGTTGATAAAAAAACTATTGCCAAAACCATCTTCTCAAATACAACGAAAAAAAAAGAACACGAGGAGTTGATACACCCACTTGTTTTTGCTGAGTTTAATAAAATAATATTTGATTTTAGAAATAAAGGTGGTATAATAGTGTTTGAGATTCCTTTACTTTTTGAAACTAAATCGGAATCCTTCTTTAGTAAAATAATTGTGGTAAGTTCTCCGCTTGATAAAATATATTCACGATTAAAAGAGAAGTTTTCGCCTGAAGATATAAAAAGCAGACTAGCAAACCAAATTCCTTTGAAACAAAAAGAGAAAAACGCATCTTATATCATTTTCAACTCCGGTTCTTTATATGAAACAACCGCGCAGGTAAAAAAAATTATCAAAGATTTACAAAAAGAGCTCCATAAAAGCTCACTATTTTAA